A single Paracoccus pantotrophus DNA region contains:
- the dsbD gene encoding protein-disulfide reductase DsbD, with the protein MFPAPIAALLSLLIAALVVTWASAQTHEPPLQPQDAFALTVSRDEDGALVLNWRIAEGYYLYRSTFAAEADGQSRPLSLPEGESYEDPYFGEGQIYRGEVAARLENAGRPVTLHWQGCQQDGICYAPQSVRLDGDGTLLADAPKQEGSAGGSGWSPQPADPAAVSGAGLTLAQDQGLVQGLAARGGGALVIAGFLGFGLLLAFTPCVFPMFPIVAGMLAGQGERLTARRGLLLASAYVLAMASAFGLLGVAAAWSGANLQMVLQSPAAIAVAAVLFVALALSMFGFYELQMPQALQTRLGRVGGRRGSVGGALVLGVTSALIVGPCVTAPLAGALLYTAQTGEVMLGAAALFALGLGQGLPLLAIGLFGPRILPRSGGWTQGAKRAFGVIFLGFAIWLAGRVLPGPVTLALWAALLVGTAVFLGALDRPEGDATRGRRLGAALGILLLFAGLMQGFGAALGADDPLRPLAPLAGRAVPAPTETQFAEVATRAELEQALASADGRPALVYVTADWCVTCRAIERGPLADPAVHAALAGLAGIKVDVSAFNTEAQALMQDLAAAGPPTMVFLDAARAEAPGSRLVGEMDSAALLASIAKVVP; encoded by the coding sequence CATGAGCCGCCCCTGCAACCGCAGGACGCTTTCGCCCTGACCGTCAGCCGGGACGAGGACGGCGCGCTGGTGCTGAACTGGCGCATCGCCGAAGGATATTATCTCTATCGCAGCACCTTCGCGGCGGAAGCCGACGGGCAGAGCCGGCCGTTGTCCCTGCCCGAGGGCGAGAGCTACGAGGATCCCTATTTCGGCGAAGGCCAGATCTATCGCGGCGAGGTCGCGGCACGGCTGGAGAACGCCGGTCGCCCCGTCACCCTGCACTGGCAGGGCTGCCAGCAGGACGGCATCTGCTATGCGCCGCAAAGCGTAAGGCTGGATGGCGATGGCACGTTGCTGGCGGATGCTCCCAAGCAGGAAGGCTCCGCCGGCGGCTCGGGCTGGAGCCCGCAGCCCGCAGATCCCGCGGCGGTTTCCGGTGCCGGACTGACCTTGGCCCAGGACCAGGGGCTGGTGCAGGGTCTGGCCGCGCGCGGGGGCGGGGCGCTGGTGATTGCCGGTTTCCTCGGCTTCGGGCTGCTGCTGGCCTTCACGCCCTGCGTGTTTCCGATGTTCCCCATCGTCGCGGGCATGCTGGCCGGGCAGGGCGAGAGGCTGACCGCGCGGCGCGGGCTTTTGCTGGCCAGCGCCTATGTGCTGGCGATGGCGTCGGCCTTCGGGCTGCTGGGCGTAGCGGCGGCATGGTCGGGGGCGAATCTGCAAATGGTGCTGCAATCGCCCGCCGCCATCGCGGTCGCCGCGGTGCTTTTCGTGGCGCTGGCGCTGTCGATGTTCGGCTTCTACGAACTGCAAATGCCGCAGGCGCTGCAAACCCGGCTTGGGCGTGTCGGCGGCCGGCGCGGTTCGGTCGGCGGCGCGCTGGTGCTCGGCGTCACCTCGGCGCTGATCGTCGGGCCTTGCGTGACCGCGCCGCTGGCCGGGGCGCTGCTCTACACCGCGCAGACCGGCGAGGTGATGCTGGGGGCCGCGGCGCTGTTTGCATTGGGGCTGGGGCAGGGGCTGCCGCTGCTGGCCATCGGGCTTTTCGGCCCGCGCATCCTGCCTCGCAGCGGCGGCTGGACGCAGGGTGCCAAGCGCGCCTTCGGGGTGATCTTCCTGGGCTTCGCGATCTGGCTGGCGGGGCGCGTGCTGCCGGGGCCGGTCACGCTGGCGCTCTGGGCGGCGCTGCTGGTCGGGACGGCGGTGTTCCTGGGCGCGCTGGACCGGCCGGAAGGTGACGCGACGCGAGGCCGCCGGCTTGGGGCGGCGCTTGGCATCCTGCTGCTGTTCGCAGGGCTGATGCAAGGATTCGGGGCGGCGCTGGGGGCGGATGATCCGCTGCGGCCGCTGGCGCCGCTTGCGGGTCGCGCGGTGCCGGCGCCGACCGAGACGCAATTTGCCGAGGTCGCCACGCGGGCCGAACTGGAACAGGCCCTGGCCTCGGCCGACGGCCGGCCGGCACTGGTCTATGTCACCGCCGACTGGTGCGTGACCTGCCGCGCCATCGAACGCGGGCCCCTGGCCGACCCTGCCGTCCACGCCGCGCTCGCGGGCCTGGCGGGGATCAAGGTCGATGTCAGCGCCTTCAACACCGAGGCGCAGGCGCTGATGCAGGATCTGGCCGCCGCCGGGCCGCCGACGATGGTCTTTCTGGATGCGGCCCGCGCCGAGGCGCCAGGCAGCCGGCTGGTCGGCGAGATGGACAGCGCCGCGCTGCTGGCCTCGATCGCGAAGGTGGTGCCGTGA
- a CDS encoding TlpA disulfide reductase family protein — MTAISIGPLVFDGARFAAVVALLLFFLVVEIAARLQKGDAGRWAGIAVLAWTLGARTGFVIANWSAFTPHPLDALKLWQGGFLPAAGWAGGIAVLLLALLRRARGAALPLVLGGAVALAGHQAVIAALPPRPSVILPDLQLIALDGRGVQLGGRGWPVVLNLWATWCPPCRREMPMMTDLAANTPGVEFVFANQGEEAARIMAFLRDEKLPREGMIRDPHGRLMGALGAIGLPSTLVFDAKGRLVAAQTGEISRAALARMIAQATGE; from the coding sequence GTGACGGCGATCTCGATCGGCCCGCTGGTCTTCGACGGCGCGCGTTTCGCGGCGGTCGTGGCGCTGCTGCTGTTCTTCCTGGTGGTCGAGATCGCGGCGCGGCTGCAAAAAGGCGACGCGGGCCGATGGGCCGGCATTGCCGTGCTGGCCTGGACCCTTGGCGCGCGCACGGGCTTCGTCATCGCCAACTGGTCTGCCTTCACCCCCCATCCGCTGGACGCGCTGAAGCTCTGGCAGGGCGGTTTCCTGCCCGCTGCCGGCTGGGCCGGGGGCATCGCCGTCCTGTTGCTGGCGCTGCTGCGCCGGGCGCGGGGGGCAGCCCTGCCGCTGGTCCTGGGCGGCGCGGTGGCGCTGGCCGGGCATCAGGCCGTCATCGCCGCGCTGCCGCCGCGCCCCTCGGTCATCCTGCCGGACCTGCAACTGATCGCGCTGGACGGACGCGGGGTGCAACTGGGCGGGCGCGGCTGGCCCGTGGTGCTGAACCTCTGGGCGACCTGGTGCCCGCCCTGCCGGCGCGAGATGCCGATGATGACCGACCTGGCCGCGAATACGCCCGGCGTCGAGTTCGTCTTTGCCAACCAGGGCGAGGAAGCGGCCCGGATCATGGCCTTCCTGCGAGACGAAAAGCTGCCCCGCGAAGGCATGATCCGCGATCCGCATGGCCGGCTGATGGGGGCGCTTGGTGCGATCGGCCTGCCCTCGACGCTGGTCTTCGACGCCAAGGGCCGGCTGGTCGCGGCGCAGACGGGCGAGATTTCGCGCGCCGCCCTGGCCCGGATGATCGCGCAAGCGACAGGAGAATGA
- a CDS encoding L,D-transpeptidase, producing MSPIRTALAGATLPAPAACASTGPAAPADPPPPAIRPEVAAMYGAVEDNGHQIPAVSPRLLTEDMARKLVDYWSDEKPGTIIVDPHARTLYQVRPGSKAMRYAVAVDAAGHGFTGEALIPYQRDWPSWKPADNMIATQPELYGPVEKGLEGGIGNPMGARALYLHNGRGDSYCRIHGTMDPASIGQATSAGCIRLFDQDIIRLAEQTGSMTKVIVLTRAESGKGTMPSGQPLPAPQDALAAGREQTGGTT from the coding sequence ATGAGCCCGATACGAACCGCATTGGCGGGCGCAACGCTGCCGGCACCGGCGGCCTGCGCCTCGACCGGACCCGCGGCCCCCGCCGATCCGCCGCCGCCCGCCATCCGCCCCGAAGTGGCGGCCATGTATGGCGCTGTCGAGGATAATGGCCATCAAATCCCCGCCGTCTCGCCGCGACTGCTCACCGAGGACATGGCCCGGAAACTGGTGGATTACTGGAGCGACGAGAAGCCCGGCACGATCATCGTCGATCCCCATGCCCGCACCCTTTATCAGGTCCGGCCCGGCAGCAAGGCGATGCGCTATGCCGTCGCCGTGGATGCGGCCGGCCACGGCTTCACCGGCGAGGCGCTTATCCCCTATCAGCGCGACTGGCCAAGCTGGAAGCCCGCCGACAACATGATCGCGACCCAACCGGAGCTTTATGGTCCGGTGGAAAAGGGCCTGGAGGGCGGCATCGGCAACCCGATGGGCGCCCGCGCGCTTTATCTGCACAATGGCCGGGGCGACTCCTATTGCCGCATCCACGGCACCATGGACCCGGCCTCGATCGGGCAGGCGACCTCGGCGGGCTGCATCCGGCTGTTCGACCAGGACATCATCCGCCTGGCCGAACAGACCGGCAGCATGACGAAGGTGATCGTGCTGACCCGCGCCGAATCCGGCAAGGGCACCATGCCGTCCGGCCAGCCTTTGCCTGCGCCGCAGGATGCGCTGGCTGCCGGCCGCGAGCAGACAGGAGGAACGACATGA
- a CDS encoding DsbA family protein, which translates to MSITRRDILAGTAGAGLAGILGGTVLLGRGGNTASDTAGAGIDDVLHDPDNPALGNPEGALTIVEYFDYQCPYCKMGHAMLTDMVGKDGDIRLVMKDWPIFGAPSVLASQLVLGAASMGRYAQAHAALMVTEARLSEDQIRQVLGDGGIDTGAALAAYRAERDKWDGLLSRNAAQAAELGLRGTPAFIIGARIYPGALDETRLRSAIAAARQMS; encoded by the coding sequence ATGAGCATCACCCGACGCGACATCCTTGCCGGCACCGCGGGGGCAGGGCTGGCAGGCATCCTGGGCGGAACGGTCCTGCTGGGCAGGGGCGGGAATACGGCAAGCGATACGGCCGGAGCCGGTATCGACGACGTGCTGCACGATCCCGACAATCCCGCCCTGGGCAATCCCGAGGGGGCGCTGACCATCGTCGAATATTTCGACTACCAATGCCCCTATTGCAAGATGGGCCATGCCATGCTGACCGATATGGTCGGAAAGGACGGCGATATCCGGCTGGTGATGAAGGACTGGCCGATCTTCGGCGCGCCCTCGGTCCTGGCCAGCCAGCTGGTTCTCGGGGCGGCGTCGATGGGCCGCTATGCGCAGGCCCATGCGGCGCTGATGGTGACCGAGGCCAGGCTTTCCGAGGACCAGATCCGGCAGGTGCTGGGGGATGGCGGCATCGACACCGGGGCGGCGCTGGCCGCCTATCGCGCCGAACGCGACAAGTGGGACGGGCTACTGTCGCGCAACGCGGCGCAGGCCGCGGAACTGGGCCTGCGCGGCACGCCGGCCTTCATCATCGGCGCCAGGATCTATCCCGGCGCGCTGGACGAGACCCGCCTGCGCAGCGCCATCGCCGCAGCGCGGCAGATGTCCTGA
- a CDS encoding DsbA family protein, which produces MHRRSLVLAGASLLSLPILGQTAQAQERDNPMPDDLRQSLERDPTAPVLGNPRGDITLTEFFDYNCPFCRKMVEPMHRLITSDKNLRVVFREWPVFGEDSDFAARASLASLQQGKYWQFHTTLFRTKGRVTEAATMRAARDIGLDIARLERDMAAEPVERHISMSHMLAEHMGLMGTPSFIAGDEGAFGEYSLEDLRGLVRRARETMG; this is translated from the coding sequence ATGCACCGTCGAAGCCTTGTCCTTGCGGGGGCCAGCCTGCTGTCGCTGCCGATCCTGGGCCAAACCGCCCAAGCGCAGGAACGCGACAACCCCATGCCCGACGACTTGCGCCAATCGCTGGAACGCGATCCCACGGCCCCGGTCCTGGGCAACCCGCGGGGCGACATCACCCTGACCGAGTTCTTCGACTATAACTGCCCGTTCTGCCGCAAGATGGTCGAGCCGATGCACCGGCTGATCACCTCGGACAAGAACCTGCGGGTGGTGTTCCGGGAATGGCCGGTCTTCGGCGAGGATTCGGATTTCGCGGCGCGGGCCTCGCTGGCCTCGCTGCAACAGGGCAAATACTGGCAGTTCCACACCACGCTGTTCCGCACCAAGGGCCGGGTGACCGAGGCCGCCACGATGCGCGCCGCCCGCGACATCGGCCTGGACATCGCCCGGCTGGAGCGCGACATGGCCGCCGAGCCGGTCGAGCGCCACATTTCCATGAGCCACATGCTGGCCGAGCATATGGGGTTGATGGGCACCCCCAGCTTCATCGCGGGCGACGAGGGCGCGTTCGGCGAATACAGCCTCGAGGATCTGCGCGGCCTGGTCCGGCGTGCGCGAGAGACGATGGGTTGA